From the genome of Tepidimicrobium xylanilyticum, one region includes:
- a CDS encoding bifunctional folylpolyglutamate synthase/dihydrofolate synthase — protein MNYIEALNYINDKEKYGSRLGLDVIGKLLDLLGNPHLDMKYIHIAGTNGKGSTSAYMATILKEAGYKVGLFTSPYLERFNERISINGRDIPDERLAKITQRIKEKIEIMLKGGFEHPTTFEIITAIAFVYFKEENVDFVVLEVGLGGRSDSTNIISDSCASVITTIDYDHTDVLGDTLAKIAYEKAGIIKENGLVISYPQEEEAIKTIERVAAEKKAKLYVCPMNQVEIVHLSDKGGVFNFEYDSKIFKDIEISLLGEHQVYNAALAFMTSLILNEEGIIQIEEEHIRNGLKKTRWPGRLEVLKRGPIFLIDGAHNLQGAKTLASSLNLFQYKRLILGIAILKDKDVENIIKTLAPLANEIVVTEVNMPRKMKAEDLEKVIKKYNENTVVENDMKKAVDKAYELAEEEDLIVFSGSLYLIGDIRKLIKENN, from the coding sequence ATGAATTATATAGAAGCATTAAACTATATAAATGATAAAGAAAAATATGGTTCAAGATTGGGATTAGATGTAATAGGGAAATTACTAGATTTACTTGGGAATCCCCATTTGGATATGAAGTATATCCATATAGCTGGAACTAATGGTAAGGGGTCTACTTCAGCATATATGGCTACTATATTAAAAGAAGCGGGTTATAAGGTAGGCTTATTTACATCTCCTTATTTAGAAAGGTTTAATGAGAGAATATCCATAAATGGAAGGGATATTCCAGATGAGAGATTAGCTAAAATAACCCAGCGGATAAAAGAAAAAATAGAAATAATGTTAAAGGGAGGCTTTGAACATCCGACAACATTTGAAATAATTACAGCCATTGCTTTTGTTTACTTTAAAGAAGAAAATGTAGATTTTGTAGTACTGGAGGTTGGTCTAGGTGGGAGGTCTGATTCTACTAACATAATTAGTGATTCTTGTGCTTCCGTTATAACTACAATAGATTATGACCATACTGATGTGTTAGGTGATACATTGGCTAAAATAGCGTATGAAAAAGCTGGAATAATTAAGGAAAATGGGCTTGTAATCTCCTATCCTCAAGAAGAGGAGGCCATTAAAACCATAGAAAGAGTAGCAGCGGAAAAGAAGGCAAAACTATACGTTTGCCCTATGAACCAGGTAGAAATAGTTCACTTAAGCGATAAAGGTGGAGTGTTTAATTTTGAATATGATAGCAAAATATTCAAAGATATAGAAATCAGTTTATTAGGTGAACATCAAGTATACAATGCTGCTTTAGCTTTTATGACTAGCCTAATTTTAAATGAAGAAGGTATAATCCAAATTGAAGAGGAGCACATTAGAAACGGCCTTAAAAAAACTAGATGGCCAGGTAGATTAGAAGTTTTAAAGAGAGGGCCTATTTTCCTAATTGATGGTGCCCATAATCTACAAGGGGCTAAGACTTTAGCAAGTAGCTTAAATCTATTCCAATATAAAAGGTTAATTCTTGGCATAGCCATACTAAAAGATAAGGATGTAGAAAACATCATTAAAACTTTAGCTCCTTTAGCGAATGAAATAGTTGTTACAGAAGTAAACATGCCTAGAAAGATGAAGGCAGAAGATTTAGAAAAGGTAATAAAGAAATATAACGAAAACACTGTTGTCGAAAATGATATGAAAAAGGCTGTAGATAAGGCTTATGAATTAGCAGAGGAAGAAGATTTAATAGTTTTTAGTGGTTCATTGTATTTAATCGGAGATATTAGAAAATTGATAAAAGAAAATAATTAG
- the pdaB gene encoding polysaccharide deacetylase family sporulation protein PdaB has product MLRRVKREDNIIYRLLIVLFILIISISYTSIKTNNGIIEVFSNKRELPIYSVETEEKKVAISFDAAWGDNYTLGILDILDRYNIKSTFFLVGFWVDKYPEHVKEIYKRGHDVGNHSTNHPYMTKLSDEEIVKELNITAEKIEKLINERPTLFRPPFGDYNDRVINLCRENGYYVIQWDVDSLDWKELGVQPVVDRVTRNVQKGSIILFHNNAKYVLDYLPIVIERLQAEGYEIVPISKLIYKDNFYIDNTGRQKINE; this is encoded by the coding sequence ATGTTGAGAAGAGTTAAGAGAGAGGATAATATAATATATAGACTGCTAATTGTCTTATTTATTCTTATTATTTCTATATCTTATACTAGTATAAAAACGAACAATGGCATAATTGAAGTTTTTTCTAATAAAAGGGAATTGCCAATTTATAGCGTTGAAACGGAAGAAAAAAAGGTAGCAATAAGCTTTGATGCTGCTTGGGGTGATAACTATACATTAGGAATATTGGATATTTTAGATAGGTACAATATAAAATCTACCTTTTTCCTAGTAGGATTTTGGGTGGACAAATACCCAGAACACGTTAAGGAAATATATAAAAGAGGCCATGATGTAGGCAATCATTCAACTAATCATCCATATATGACAAAATTATCTGATGAGGAAATTGTAAAGGAATTGAATATAACAGCTGAAAAGATCGAAAAACTAATTAATGAAAGGCCGACTCTTTTTAGACCTCCCTTTGGAGACTATAACGATAGAGTAATAAATCTTTGTAGAGAAAATGGCTATTATGTAATTCAATGGGATGTTGATTCATTAGATTGGAAGGAGTTGGGTGTCCAGCCTGTTGTAGATAGGGTTACCAGGAATGTGCAGAAGGGTTCAATAATTCTTTTTCATAATAATGCTAAATACGTATTAGATTACCTACCTATAGTAATTGAAAGATTACAAGCTGAAGGATATGAGATAGTACCTATTTCAAAATTAATATATAAAGATAATTTTTATATAGATAATACTGGTAGACAAAAAATAAACGAGTAA
- a CDS encoding DUF4364 family protein: MFIDNTEELAQNKLLLLYIIDKSEKPLTNEQITEFVLERNYMNYFLIQQFLSELIQSDFIEYINKDGNNYYHILDKGKATLSYFEDRIPKKIKEEIVEKFMEIREKEKKATQVLYDYYQKEDSQYMVNLKLVEKDETLFSLYINVATDEQARRICSVWESNTEYIYKNILNLLVGEKVASVE, from the coding sequence ATGTTTATTGATAATACCGAAGAATTAGCTCAAAACAAGTTACTTTTATTATATATAATCGATAAATCAGAAAAGCCTTTAACCAATGAACAGATAACCGAGTTCGTATTGGAAAGGAATTATATGAATTATTTTTTAATACAACAGTTTTTATCTGAACTCATTCAATCTGATTTCATCGAATATATAAATAAAGACGGTAATAACTATTATCATATATTGGATAAAGGCAAAGCTACTTTATCTTATTTTGAAGATAGAATCCCAAAAAAAATTAAAGAAGAAATTGTAGAAAAATTTATGGAAATTAGGGAAAAGGAAAAAAAAGCAACTCAGGTACTATATGACTATTACCAAAAAGAGGATAGTCAATACATGGTAAATTTAAAGCTAGTAGAAAAAGACGAGACCCTATTCAGCTTGTATATAAATGTAGCTACTGATGAACAAGCAAGAAGAATTTGCTCCGTATGGGAAAGCAATACTGAATATATTTACAAAAATATATTGAATTTGTTAGTTGGTGAAAAAGTAGCTTCAGTTGAATAA
- a CDS encoding C40 family peptidase: MPDSSSWKKKIVAFTLAGTLFANPLLVQAELGDQILKYSMEHEDVKVLQQHLINLNFLDLEETTTYYGDQTLNAVKKFQEFIGLNPDGVFGSETFEALKKIIDLKPLVHERVLKEGDEGEDVKALQERLKILGFLDIDECTTYFGPQTRQAIKDFQKIYGLKVDGIAGDETIDAINEALKGNRRRVTIGSSRGSSRSNSLGERIVATAMQYLGCPYVYKGSSPKGFDCSGFTQYVYKQFGINISRSSSTQANDGVRVDREDLQIGDLLIFTGTRSSTPGHTGIYIGNGKFIHSSSGKARGVTISDLDSEYYNKRFLYGRRLY; encoded by the coding sequence ATGCCAGATTCCAGTTCCTGGAAGAAAAAGATTGTCGCATTTACTTTAGCTGGAACCCTTTTTGCCAATCCTCTATTAGTACAAGCAGAATTAGGAGATCAAATATTGAAATATAGTATGGAACACGAAGACGTAAAAGTTCTCCAACAGCACTTGATTAACTTAAATTTCTTAGACCTTGAGGAAACTACTACATATTATGGAGACCAAACTCTTAATGCAGTTAAAAAATTTCAAGAGTTTATCGGATTAAATCCAGATGGAGTGTTTGGTTCTGAAACCTTTGAGGCTTTAAAGAAAATTATTGACTTGAAACCTTTAGTACATGAGAGAGTACTAAAAGAAGGTGATGAGGGAGAAGATGTTAAAGCCTTACAGGAAAGATTAAAAATATTGGGTTTTTTAGATATTGATGAGTGTACTACATATTTTGGCCCTCAAACTAGACAAGCTATTAAGGATTTTCAAAAAATATATGGCCTTAAGGTTGATGGAATAGCAGGAGATGAAACCATTGATGCAATAAATGAAGCCTTAAAGGGTAATAGACGAAGAGTTACTATAGGATCAAGTAGAGGAAGCTCAAGAAGCAATTCTTTAGGTGAAAGAATTGTCGCTACTGCTATGCAATATCTAGGTTGTCCTTATGTATATAAAGGATCTAGTCCCAAGGGCTTTGATTGTTCTGGATTTACCCAATACGTTTATAAGCAATTTGGAATAAACATTTCCAGATCCTCATCTACGCAAGCTAATGATGGAGTTAGGGTGGATAGAGAAGATTTACAAATTGGGGATTTATTGATTTTTACCGGTACTAGAAGTTCTACCCCTGGTCATACTGGTATATATATAGGAAATGGTAAATTTATCCATTCCAGTTCTGGTAAGGCTAGAGGAGTTACTATTTCCGATTTAGATTCTGAATATTACAATAAGCGGTTTTTATATGGAAGAAGATTATATTAG
- a CDS encoding alpha/beta-type small acid-soluble spore protein, with protein MANSNKILVPEAKQALEQMKLEIANELGISNYNSIDKGELPSRVNGYVGGYMVKKLVETAQNQIAGK; from the coding sequence ATGGCTAATAGTAATAAAATATTAGTCCCTGAGGCTAAGCAAGCACTTGAACAAATGAAGTTGGAAATTGCAAATGAATTAGGTATTTCTAATTATAATAGTATAGATAAAGGTGAACTACCTTCTAGGGTTAATGGTTATGTTGGTGGATATATGGTCAAAAAACTAGTGGAAACTGCACAAAATCAAATAGCAGGTAAATAA
- a CDS encoding single-stranded DNA-binding protein codes for MKRNIDTNIVEIIGKVNSELEFSHEMYGEGFYNFFIEIPRLSNSVDILPVTISERLIVDMDLSTGTYIQIFGQLRSYNRYIENSSKLVLTVFARDITLLQDKEEIRELLKSPNEIFLDGYICKPPIYRTTPLGREISDLLVAVNRAYNKSDYIPCIAWGRNARFCEKLLVGDHVRLWGRIQSREYQKKHNNGEIETKVAYEVSISKLEYIENDNNRLSLCEEEA; via the coding sequence ATGAAGAGAAATATTGATACTAATATAGTAGAGATTATAGGGAAGGTAAACAGCGAGTTGGAATTTAGCCACGAGATGTATGGGGAAGGTTTTTATAATTTTTTCATTGAAATTCCTAGGTTGAGCAATTCCGTAGACATTTTGCCTGTAACTATTTCTGAAAGATTAATAGTAGATATGGACTTATCCACGGGAACTTATATTCAAATCTTTGGTCAATTGCGTTCCTATAATCGTTACATAGAAAATAGTAGCAAATTGGTACTAACCGTATTTGCAAGGGATATTACTCTTTTACAGGACAAAGAAGAAATTAGAGAACTATTAAAATCGCCTAATGAAATATTTTTAGATGGCTATATTTGTAAACCTCCCATCTATAGAACTACACCTTTGGGAAGGGAAATTTCTGATTTGTTAGTTGCAGTCAATAGAGCTTATAATAAATCCGATTACATACCTTGTATAGCTTGGGGAAGGAATGCTAGGTTCTGCGAAAAACTGTTGGTAGGAGATCATGTTAGATTGTGGGGAAGAATACAAAGTCGAGAGTATCAGAAAAAGCACAATAACGGTGAAATTGAAACGAAAGTGGCTTATGAAGTATCCATTTCAAAGTTAGAATATATAGAAAATGATAACAATAGGTTAAGTCTATGTGAAGAAGAGGCTTAA
- a CDS encoding valine--tRNA ligase, with product MIENLSKTYNPKDFEDRLYKFWKEKEYFKAHINYDKEPYTIMMPPPNVTGNLHMGHALNNTIQDILIRWKRMQGYEVLWLPGTDHASISTEAKVVEKIRSEGKTKEELGRDNFLKEAWEWTKKYGGNINNQLEKLGVSCDWSRERFTLDESLSNAVKEVFIRLYEKGLIYRGNRIINWCPDCKTAISDAEVDHEETSGHIWHIRYPIKNEDEFIVIATTRPETMLGDLAVAVNPKDERYVNFIGKTAILPLVNREIPIIADEYVEMDFGTGAVKITPSHDPNDFEVGLRHNLGHLIIMNEDGTINENGGKYNGLDRYVARKLIVEDLEKEGYLVEIKEHVHSVGHCERCKTVVEPLISKQWFVKMEPLAKPALDAYKEGKLRFIPERFGKIYTHWLEGIKDWCISRQLWWGHRLPVYYCKDCGEVIVTREEPERCTKCNSTNMYQDSDTLDTWFSSALWPFSTLGWPEETEDYKYFFPTDVLVTGYDIIFFWVIRMVFSSIEQTGKVPFNDVFLTGLVRDSEGRKMSKSLGNGIDPLDVIEEYGADALRFTLVTGNTPGNDMRFHMERVEANRNFANKLWNATRFVLMNLDEKVVLEDISPNLLEEEDKWILSRINRVIKEVTDNLNKYEIGMAAQRIYDFIWDEYCDWYIEMVKPRLYGDDKESKETAQKVLLHVLENILKLLHPFMPFITEEIWGHLPRREEALIVSPWPKYNENKVNVQAEIKMAYIMEAIKGIRNARQEMNIAPSRKATLIFVTKDEDIKDIIDYGKRYFTNLASGETIIIQEDRDNLGEDNISVVLNKCEIFIPLKDLVDIDKEIERLEKEKEKLEEELKRVRGKLSNRGFIEKAPQEVVDKERSKEKQYQDMMDKVLERLKNLKASK from the coding sequence ATGATAGAGAATTTGTCAAAAACCTACAATCCAAAAGATTTTGAAGATAGATTATATAAGTTTTGGAAAGAAAAAGAGTATTTTAAAGCCCACATAAATTATGATAAAGAACCATATACCATTATGATGCCTCCACCAAATGTTACTGGAAATCTTCACATGGGTCATGCTCTAAACAATACTATTCAAGACATCCTTATACGCTGGAAGAGGATGCAGGGATATGAGGTATTATGGCTACCAGGAACGGACCACGCCAGCATTTCTACAGAAGCAAAAGTAGTAGAAAAAATTAGATCAGAGGGTAAAACCAAAGAAGAGTTAGGCAGAGATAATTTTTTAAAAGAAGCTTGGGAGTGGACCAAAAAATATGGAGGAAATATAAATAACCAATTGGAAAAGTTGGGAGTTTCCTGCGATTGGAGTAGAGAAAGATTTACATTAGATGAAAGTTTGAGCAATGCTGTAAAAGAGGTATTCATTAGATTATATGAAAAAGGTTTAATATATAGGGGTAATAGGATAATCAATTGGTGTCCAGACTGCAAAACGGCTATTTCAGATGCAGAAGTAGACCATGAGGAAACTTCTGGACATATATGGCATATAAGGTATCCGATAAAGAATGAAGATGAGTTCATTGTTATTGCTACTACGAGACCTGAAACCATGTTGGGAGATTTGGCAGTTGCAGTAAATCCCAAAGATGAGAGGTATGTGAACTTTATTGGAAAGACAGCCATACTTCCACTGGTTAATAGGGAAATACCAATTATTGCCGACGAATATGTAGAGATGGATTTTGGCACTGGAGCTGTTAAAATAACACCTTCTCACGACCCAAACGATTTTGAGGTAGGGTTAAGACATAATTTAGGTCATTTAATAATAATGAATGAAGATGGAACTATTAATGAAAATGGCGGGAAATATAATGGATTAGATAGATATGTAGCTAGGAAGTTGATTGTAGAGGACCTTGAAAAAGAAGGTTATTTAGTAGAAATTAAAGAACATGTCCATAGTGTTGGACATTGTGAAAGATGTAAAACCGTTGTAGAACCACTAATATCCAAACAATGGTTTGTCAAGATGGAACCTTTAGCTAAACCAGCTCTAGATGCTTATAAGGAAGGAAAATTAAGATTTATTCCAGAAAGGTTTGGAAAAATTTACACCCATTGGTTAGAAGGTATTAAGGATTGGTGTATATCGAGGCAACTTTGGTGGGGGCATAGACTACCTGTATACTATTGTAAAGACTGCGGTGAGGTAATAGTCACGAGAGAAGAACCAGAAAGATGTACTAAATGTAATAGTACCAATATGTATCAAGATTCAGACACATTAGATACTTGGTTCTCATCTGCTCTATGGCCTTTTTCAACTTTAGGCTGGCCAGAAGAAACGGAAGATTATAAGTATTTCTTCCCTACGGATGTTTTGGTAACGGGTTACGATATCATTTTCTTCTGGGTAATTAGGATGGTATTTTCAAGTATAGAACAAACAGGAAAAGTGCCTTTCAATGATGTATTCTTAACAGGGCTTGTTAGGGATTCGGAAGGTAGGAAGATGAGCAAATCCTTAGGGAATGGCATTGACCCATTAGATGTAATTGAAGAATATGGTGCTGATGCTCTAAGATTTACTTTAGTTACCGGAAATACACCAGGAAACGATATGAGGTTCCATATGGAAAGGGTAGAAGCTAATAGAAATTTTGCCAATAAACTGTGGAATGCAACTAGGTTTGTATTGATGAATTTAGATGAAAAAGTAGTTTTAGAAGATATCAGCCCAAATTTATTAGAGGAAGAAGATAAGTGGATATTGTCTAGGATAAATAGGGTTATTAAAGAAGTTACTGATAATCTCAATAAATATGAGATAGGAATGGCAGCTCAAAGAATTTACGATTTTATATGGGATGAGTACTGTGACTGGTATATTGAAATGGTAAAGCCTAGACTATATGGTGATGACAAGGAAAGCAAAGAAACAGCTCAAAAAGTATTACTCCATGTACTTGAAAACATACTAAAATTACTACATCCTTTCATGCCCTTTATTACCGAGGAAATATGGGGGCATTTACCTAGAAGGGAAGAAGCTTTAATCGTAAGTCCTTGGCCTAAATACAATGAAAATAAAGTAAATGTTCAAGCTGAAATAAAAATGGCCTATATAATGGAAGCCATTAAAGGAATAAGAAATGCAAGACAGGAAATGAATATAGCACCGTCAAGAAAGGCTACTTTAATATTTGTAACCAAGGATGAGGATATAAAAGATATTATAGATTACGGAAAGAGATACTTTACCAACCTAGCTAGCGGAGAAACTATAATAATACAAGAAGATAGGGACAATTTAGGAGAAGATAATATATCCGTAGTACTAAACAAGTGTGAAATATTCATTCCATTAAAGGATTTAGTGGATATAGATAAGGAAATTGAGAGATTGGAAAAGGAAAAAGAAAAATTAGAAGAAGAACTAAAAAGAGTTAGAGGAAAACTATCCAATCGAGGCTTTATTGAAAAAGCACCACAAGAAGTTGTAGATAAGGAAAGGTCAAAGGAAAAACAATATCAAGATATGATGGATAAGGTATTGGAAAGGTTGAAAAACTTAAAAGCAAGTAAGTAA
- a CDS encoding ABC transporter substrate-binding protein: MSKVFKFIPLFLITALILSIGLTGCKKSELQRVRLIEVTHSLFYTPQYVAITQGFFEEEGLEIILTDGKGADKCMAALLSGEADIGFMGPEASVYVYNQGREDYAINFAQLTQRDGSFLVAREPDPDFTFNKLKGKEVLGGRKGGMPYMTLEYVVKKHGLTPGVDVNLRTDIQFDVLAGAFIGGEGDYVTLFEPVAATLEKEGKGYVVASIGKEGGYIPYTCYSATKSYIEKNPQIIQKFTNAIYKAMLWVQSHTTEEIAEAVKPQFPDTDHEILVKLIERYREQDSWKPDLIITEEGLKHMMHIMELAGELDKRADYDKIVTTDFAIRAMENIKK; this comes from the coding sequence TTGTCAAAGGTTTTTAAATTTATACCCTTGTTCCTAATAACAGCTTTAATATTATCTATTGGTTTAACGGGATGTAAAAAGAGTGAACTCCAAAGAGTCAGATTGATAGAAGTTACCCACTCCCTTTTTTATACTCCTCAATACGTTGCAATAACCCAAGGCTTTTTTGAAGAAGAAGGTCTTGAAATCATACTTACAGATGGCAAAGGCGCAGACAAATGTATGGCAGCTTTATTAAGTGGTGAAGCAGATATTGGTTTTATGGGGCCAGAAGCTTCCGTATACGTTTATAACCAAGGGAGAGAGGACTATGCAATAAACTTTGCCCAATTAACACAAAGAGATGGCTCTTTTCTGGTAGCACGAGAACCAGATCCAGATTTCACCTTTAATAAACTTAAAGGAAAGGAGGTATTGGGCGGAAGAAAGGGCGGTATGCCCTATATGACCTTAGAGTATGTAGTAAAAAAACATGGGCTTACTCCCGGAGTAGATGTGAATTTAAGAACAGATATCCAATTCGATGTTCTTGCAGGAGCTTTTATTGGTGGAGAAGGTGACTACGTAACCTTGTTTGAACCTGTAGCAGCTACCCTAGAAAAGGAAGGAAAGGGCTATGTAGTAGCTTCCATTGGTAAAGAAGGAGGATATATACCCTATACTTGTTATTCTGCTACTAAGAGCTATATAGAAAAAAATCCTCAAATTATACAGAAATTTACCAATGCCATTTATAAAGCTATGTTATGGGTTCAGAGCCATACTACTGAAGAAATTGCAGAAGCTGTAAAACCTCAATTCCCAGATACAGACCACGAAATACTAGTTAAGCTTATAGAAAGATACAGGGAGCAGGACAGCTGGAAACCAGATTTAATCATTACAGAAGAAGGTTTAAAGCATATGATGCATATAATGGAGCTGGCAGGAGAATTGGATAAAAGAGCAGACTATGATAAGATAGTAACTACTGATTTTGCAATTAGAGCTATGGAAAACATTAAAAAATAA
- a CDS encoding YncE family protein, giving the protein MLFKGKVLVANTGEDSLTFIDFDNNRIESIDLREILHLNYKKMSILRGELIGPYEMAINKGYVYCTNIFDDSVFKMDIENKVLLDTLAVGSYPTCIKYFNEHLFIANTDSNSISIVDEKTFTLAENIPVGEKPTHIEIDEVNNNIYVVNSNGYCMDIISLKAYEQRSIRLKNNPIKISISENKIYILSNVNNGLINNSNITIVNLDNYEEENCMEMEGIFSNMLKINNEEMIFITSMEDGFLYRVDLERKKLLSRIYLKGMPNKMEWDRNQILYITNISTNMLTLFRIDQNKVIKNIKVGKEPNGILLFN; this is encoded by the coding sequence TTGTTATTCAAGGGCAAAGTGTTGGTAGCTAATACTGGAGAGGATTCATTAACTTTTATAGACTTTGATAATAATAGGATAGAATCTATAGATTTAAGGGAAATTTTACATTTAAATTATAAAAAGATGTCCATCTTGAGAGGTGAGCTAATTGGTCCTTATGAAATGGCAATTAATAAGGGATACGTTTATTGTACTAATATTTTCGATGACTCGGTCTTTAAAATGGATATAGAAAATAAGGTATTATTGGATACATTGGCTGTAGGCAGTTATCCTACTTGTATTAAATATTTCAACGAACATCTTTTTATAGCCAATACTGATTCAAACTCCATCTCTATAGTAGATGAGAAGACATTTACATTAGCCGAAAATATTCCTGTAGGAGAAAAGCCAACTCATATAGAAATAGATGAAGTAAATAATAACATATATGTGGTCAACAGTAATGGGTATTGTATGGATATAATAAGCTTAAAGGCATATGAACAGCGTAGTATAAGATTAAAAAATAATCCTATTAAAATCAGTATATCTGAAAATAAAATATATATTTTATCAAATGTTAATAATGGGTTAATAAATAATAGTAATATAACAATTGTAAATTTAGATAATTATGAAGAAGAAAATTGTATGGAAATGGAAGGGATTTTCAGCAATATGTTGAAAATTAATAATGAAGAAATGATATTTATAACTAGTATGGAGGATGGTTTTTTATATAGAGTGGACCTAGAAAGAAAAAAACTATTGAGCAGAATCTATCTAAAGGGGATGCCCAATAAAATGGAATGGGATAGAAACCAGATTTTATATATTACAAATATTTCCACCAACATGCTTACTTTATTCCGTATTGACCAGAATAAAGTAATAAAGAACATAAAAGTTGGGAAAGAGCCCAATGGAATATTATTATTCAACTGA
- the pgsA gene encoding CDP-diacylglycerol--glycerol-3-phosphate 3-phosphatidyltransferase, translating to MNIPNILTIFRILLVPIYLILFYSANKNRIIYGAIVFILAGISDFLDGHIARKYDLKTKLGAALDPLADKLMTFAVLISFTTEGLIPFWVLLIMGAKEGLMIIGGFMLYLLKDKKVLPSNKYGKIATFSFYVAILSIVFKFPDPNITKILILVTVVLNMLAFINYLIIFLSKDSKNYI from the coding sequence ATGAATATTCCTAATATACTAACTATATTTAGGATCTTGCTTGTACCTATTTATTTGATTCTTTTTTATTCAGCTAATAAAAACCGTATAATTTATGGAGCAATTGTATTTATATTAGCCGGAATAAGTGATTTTTTAGATGGACATATTGCAAGAAAGTATGATTTGAAAACTAAATTGGGTGCAGCTTTAGATCCATTAGCGGATAAATTGATGACTTTTGCAGTACTTATAAGTTTTACTACAGAAGGTCTTATACCGTTTTGGGTTTTGCTAATTATGGGAGCCAAAGAAGGATTAATGATTATAGGTGGGTTTATGCTATATCTTTTAAAGGATAAAAAAGTTCTTCCCTCTAATAAATATGGGAAAATTGCCACGTTTTCCTTTTATGTTGCAATCTTATCTATAGTATTTAAATTTCCTGACCCTAATATAACTAAGATATTGATTTTAGTTACGGTGGTTTTAAACATGTTGGCATTTATAAACTATTTAATTATTTTCCTGTCTAAAGATAGTAAAAACTATATTTGA
- the hpt gene encoding hypoxanthine phosphoribosyltransferase: MAKEKNQRILFSSKEISERVNELGKEITRDYDGNDIVVISLLRGSFVFAADLVRSIEVPVNIDFMITSSYGHEEVSSGKVDIIADIRTSIEGKHVLIVDDIMDSGFTMSKVIEYVEKKKPESIKVCVMLDKPSRRKVEISPDYVGFKIPDVFIVGYGLDYGDYYRNTPYIFTFDD, encoded by the coding sequence TTGGCAAAGGAGAAAAATCAAAGGATATTATTTAGTTCCAAAGAAATATCTGAGAGAGTAAATGAGTTAGGAAAAGAAATAACCAGAGATTATGATGGCAACGACATAGTTGTAATATCCTTGCTAAGGGGAAGTTTCGTTTTTGCAGCTGATTTAGTGCGTAGCATTGAAGTACCTGTAAATATTGATTTCATGATTACTTCAAGCTATGGTCATGAAGAGGTTTCCTCAGGCAAAGTAGACATAATTGCAGACATTAGAACTAGTATTGAAGGCAAGCATGTTTTAATTGTGGATGATATAATGGATTCTGGATTTACCATGAGTAAAGTAATAGAATATGTAGAAAAGAAAAAACCCGAATCTATTAAGGTTTGTGTTATGCTAGATAAACCAAGCAGAAGAAAGGTGGAAATATCTCCAGATTATGTAGGTTTTAAGATTCCAGATGTTTTTATAGTAGGTTATGGGCTTGATTATGGTGATTATTATAGGAATACCCCGTATATTTTTACATTTGACGATTAG